A window of the Lolium perenne isolate Kyuss_39 chromosome 7, Kyuss_2.0, whole genome shotgun sequence genome harbors these coding sequences:
- the LOC127318029 gene encoding salt stress-induced hydrophobic peptide ESI3-like codes for MSSGGCSTCLEIIFAAVLPPLGVFFRYGCCSSQFFISLLLTVLGYVPGIVYSVYVILKMPPELPGIDGDRPYYILA; via the exons ATGAGCTCTGGCGGCTGCTCGACGTGCCTGGAGATCATCTTCGCCGCCGTGCTCCCGCCGCTTGGCGTCTTCTTCCGCTACGGCTGCTGCAGC TCGCAGTTCTTCATCTCCCTGCTGCTGACGGTGCTCGGCTACGTCCCCGGCATAGTCTACTCCGTCTACGTCATCCTAAAGATGCCGCCGGAGCTGCCCGGCATCGACGGTGACCGGCCCTACTACATCCTCGCCTGA